DNA from Pelobacter propionicus DSM 2379:
GAGTGGCAGCTCACCGTTCCCGGCTACAAATCGCCGCTGCCCAGCCGTTTCCGCTGGTCCAGTTGGGCCAAGAATCCCGAGGGGATGACCGGCGAGGAGCTGATCGACTTCGTCAACAACGACCTCTTCCCGGCGCTCAAGAAGCTGGCCACCGCCGCCGGTGTGTCGCCCCATGGCAAGGTGGTCGGCTCGGTGTTCGAGGACGCCTACAACTACATGAAGTCCGGTACCCTGCTGCGCCAGGTGATCAACACCATCGAAGAGGATGTGGACTTCAATAAATCCGGCGACCGTCACCTGTTCAACGACATCTACGAAAAGATCCTCTCCGACCTGCAATCGGCCGGGAACGCGGGCGAATACTACACCCCCCGCGCCGTCACCCGGTTCATGGTCGACATGCTCGATCCCCAGCTCGGGCAGACCATCCTCGACCCGGCCTGCGGCACCGGCGGCTTTCTCACCTGCGCCATCGAGCACCTGAACCATCAGGTCAAGACCGCCGCCGACCGCACGCGACTGCAGGAGTGTATCTTTGGCGTAGAGAAGAAACCGCTGCCGCACATGCTGGCCATGACCAACATGATGCTGCACGGTATCGACGTGCCCACCAACGTCCGCCACGACAACACCCTCTCCCGGCCGCTCAAGGATTACGGCCCGAAAGACCGGGTGGACCTGATCATCACCAACCCCCCCTTCGGCGGCATGGAAGAGGACGGCATCGAGAACAACTTCCCGCGCAAGTACCAGACCCGCGAGACCGCCGACCTCTTCATGGCGCTGATCATGCACCTCTTGAAACACGACACCGGCAAGGCGGCCGTGGTGCTGCCCGACGGCTTTCTCTTCGGCGAAGGCACCAAGACCAACCTCAAGCGCGAGCTGCTGGAGGAGTTCAACCTGCACACCATCGTGCGCCTGCCCAAAGGCGTGTTCAGCCCCTACACCAGCATCGCCACCAACATCCTCTTCTTCGAGAAAGGCGGCCCGACCAGGGAGGTCTGGTTTTTCGAGCACCCCTATCCAGAGGGGTACAAGTCCTACTCCCGCTCCAAGCCGTTGACCATCGCCGAGTTCGATCTGGAAAAAGCCTGGTGGGGCGGAGCCGAGCGTCGTGGGCGCAAGACCACCGAGCAGGCCTGGAAAGTCTCGGCCAAGGTGCTGGCCGAGCGCACCTACAACCTGGACTGCAAGAACCCCCACGAGGTGGAGGTCAACCACCGCGATCCGGAAGAGTTGATGGCTGAATATCAGGCTATCGTCCACCAGCTCCAAGCGGCGCAGGCAGCCTTGAAAGCCGAGTTGATGGCCTGCCTGGGGGGCAAGGCATGAGCAGGAAGAAAAAGCCTGGCAAGGAAGTCTCCATCGTTCGCTCCTCGGCCGCCGAATACCTCACCTTTGTCGCCGCCAGCGGTGCGGGCGGCGTCGAGGCCGTTTATGCCGACGAAAGCATCTGGCTGACCCAGAAGATGATGGGGGTGCTTTACGATGTGAACGTGCGCACGGTGAATGGGCACCTGAAAAAAATCTTTGCCGACAGCGAGGTGCAGGAAGATGCAGTTATCCGGAAATTCCGGATAACTGCCGCCGACGGCAAGAGCTACGACACCCTGCACTACAAGCTCCCCGCCATCATCGCCGTGGGGTATAAGGTCAACTCCGAGCGCGCCGTGCAGTTTCGCAAGTGGGCCACCACCATCATTCATGAGTACACCATCAAGGCCTACGTCATGGATGACGAGCGCATCAAAAGCGGCGGCTCCATCCTCACCGAGCAGTACTTTGAAGAACAGCTGCAGCGCATCCGGGAGATCCGCCTCTCCGAGCGCAAGTTCTACCAGAAGATCACCGACATCTATGCCACCGCCATCGACTACGACGTCACCGCCCAGGCCACCAAGCGCTTTTTCGCCACCGTGCAGAACAAGCTCCATTGGGCCATCCACGGCCAGACGGCGGCGGAAATCATCGTCAACCGCGCCGATGCCGAGAAACAGCACATGGGCCTGACCACCTGGAAAGATGCCCCGCAAGGGAAAATCCAGAAGTTCGATGTCAGCGTGGCCAAGAACTACCTGACGGAAGACGAAATGGCGCAACTGGCCCGGCTGGTGAACGCCTACCTTGATGTGGCCG
Protein-coding regions in this window:
- a CDS encoding type I restriction-modification system subunit M; translated protein: MSLTTLIKAIQDIMRKDVGVDGDAQRISQMVWLMFLKIFDDKEQEWQLTVPGYKSPLPSRFRWSSWAKNPEGMTGEELIDFVNNDLFPALKKLATAAGVSPHGKVVGSVFEDAYNYMKSGTLLRQVINTIEEDVDFNKSGDRHLFNDIYEKILSDLQSAGNAGEYYTPRAVTRFMVDMLDPQLGQTILDPACGTGGFLTCAIEHLNHQVKTAADRTRLQECIFGVEKKPLPHMLAMTNMMLHGIDVPTNVRHDNTLSRPLKDYGPKDRVDLIITNPPFGGMEEDGIENNFPRKYQTRETADLFMALIMHLLKHDTGKAAVVLPDGFLFGEGTKTNLKRELLEEFNLHTIVRLPKGVFSPYTSIATNILFFEKGGPTREVWFFEHPYPEGYKSYSRSKPLTIAEFDLEKAWWGGAERRGRKTTEQAWKVSAKVLAERTYNLDCKNPHEVEVNHRDPEELMAEYQAIVHQLQAAQAALKAELMACLGGKA
- a CDS encoding virulence RhuM family protein — translated: MSRKKKPGKEVSIVRSSAAEYLTFVAASGAGGVEAVYADESIWLTQKMMGVLYDVNVRTVNGHLKKIFADSEVQEDAVIRKFRITAADGKSYDTLHYKLPAIIAVGYKVNSERAVQFRKWATTIIHEYTIKAYVMDDERIKSGGSILTEQYFEEQLQRIREIRLSERKFYQKITDIYATAIDYDVTAQATKRFFATVQNKLHWAIHGQTAAEIIVNRADAEKQHMGLTTWKDAPQGKIQKFDVSVAKNYLTEDEMAQLARLVNAYLDVAEDMALRKMPMTMQDWEVRLNRFIAATDREILQDAGKVTAEIAKAHAESEFEKYRIVQDRLFESDFDRMLKQIDAIQKPGEGDE